In a genomic window of Nodosilinea sp. E11:
- a CDS encoding flavin reductase family protein: MLDEQAKKTLLRKIPHGLYICGVKDGDDLNGFTASWVMQASFQPPLVVNCVKNDSASHAMVKASGVFALSFLEAGQKELAQNFFKPLRRVGNKFEDIEFYPGPETGCPVIKDTLGYVECRVVGAVEHGDHTVFVGEVVGAAIHRDGEPLLLESTGWNYGG, encoded by the coding sequence GTGCTAGACGAACAAGCTAAAAAGACGCTGTTGCGCAAAATTCCCCACGGTCTCTATATCTGTGGCGTCAAGGATGGCGATGACCTCAATGGCTTCACGGCTAGCTGGGTCATGCAGGCATCGTTTCAGCCGCCCCTGGTCGTAAACTGCGTCAAAAATGACTCCGCTTCCCACGCGATGGTCAAAGCTAGCGGGGTGTTTGCCCTCAGCTTTTTAGAGGCTGGGCAGAAAGAGCTGGCCCAAAACTTTTTTAAGCCCCTGCGTCGGGTCGGCAACAAGTTTGAAGACATTGAGTTTTACCCTGGTCCTGAAACGGGTTGCCCCGTGATTAAAGACACCCTAGGCTATGTGGAATGCCGGGTGGTGGGTGCTGTAGAACATGGTGACCACACGGTCTTTGTGGGCGAAGTGGTCGGTGCCGCTATCCACCGCGATGGCGAACCGCTGTTGCTCGAAAGCACTGGGTGGAACTACGGTGGCTAA
- a CDS encoding phenylpyruvate tautomerase MIF-related protein, protein MPLLKIQTSIPSPDPAQVEGLLKELSASLASHLGKPESYVMTAFEANVPMTFGGTTDPVCYVEIKSVGTMGEAKTRAMSQAFCAQLETALGVPKNRIYIEFADAAGAMWGWNGGTFG, encoded by the coding sequence ATGCCCCTGCTTAAAATTCAAACCTCTATACCTTCCCCCGATCCTGCCCAGGTAGAAGGGCTGTTGAAAGAACTGTCCGCCAGCCTCGCCAGCCATCTGGGTAAGCCCGAATCTTACGTGATGACGGCGTTTGAGGCCAATGTGCCCATGACTTTTGGCGGCACCACCGACCCCGTGTGTTATGTCGAAATCAAAAGTGTTGGCACCATGGGTGAGGCTAAGACCCGCGCCATGAGCCAAGCGTTTTGTGCTCAGCTCGAAACTGCTCTCGGAGTGCCCAAAAACCGTATTTATATTGAGTTTGCCGATGCCGCCGGGGCGATGTGGGGCTGGAACGGCGGTACCTTTGGCTAA
- a CDS encoding DNA polymerase III subunit gamma/tau — translation MAYEPLHHKYRPQTFSALVGQAAIATTLANALTQRRIAPAYLFCGPRGTGKTSSARILAKSLNCIAQDHPTPEPCGICETCRSITNGSALDFIEIDAASNTGVDNIRELIERAQFAPVQCRYKVYVIDECHMLSTAAFNALLKTLEEPPSNVVFILATTDPQRVLPTIISRCQKFDYRRIPLEPMIAHLRTIADKEAIAINDEALRLVAQVSQGGLRDAQSLLDQLSLLEPPIAADAVWDLVGAVPERDLLALVQAILSDNSTAVLDVARKLMDRGREPLIVLQNLAGFYRDLLIAQMAGDRHDLVAITPPTWAEMQTLVASLETKILLLGQQHLRSAEVQVKNTTQPRLWLEVTLLGLLPSTLAGQAGAIAPAPLSQILPQPAPPTAPPPQGIPQPPPSAAPPVDQPSSPASHGVPPTPAEPPAPPPPSELAPPDAGDLAGLWLRVIATLEPLGTRALMQQQGSLLFFDGVVARVGISSKPLFKMAQGRVENIEAAFQQVLGQKVQVSLEVLPDPKPEAPAPNISQATSQVTEYRPAPPPIAPPIAPSVVSPTPKPLETDSVVPISPPPPAPAEPSGLPAIASDFDRAVKNFAHFFNGQVVDVDDDPSLGIDKIPLKPSDAAAKQPSHPDRDVPF, via the coding sequence ATGGCCTACGAACCCTTGCACCACAAGTATCGCCCCCAGACCTTTAGCGCTCTGGTGGGGCAAGCGGCGATCGCCACTACCCTGGCCAATGCCCTCACCCAGCGGCGCATTGCCCCCGCCTACCTGTTCTGTGGCCCTCGGGGTACGGGCAAAACGTCTAGCGCCCGCATTTTGGCCAAGTCGCTCAACTGCATTGCCCAAGATCATCCCACCCCAGAACCTTGCGGCATCTGCGAGACCTGTCGCTCGATTACTAACGGTTCGGCCCTCGACTTTATTGAAATCGACGCCGCCAGCAACACGGGCGTCGATAACATTCGCGAGTTGATCGAACGCGCTCAGTTTGCCCCAGTGCAGTGCCGGTACAAAGTCTACGTGATCGACGAGTGCCACATGTTGAGCACTGCGGCCTTTAATGCGCTGCTAAAAACTTTGGAGGAGCCGCCCAGCAATGTGGTGTTCATCCTCGCCACCACCGACCCCCAGCGGGTGCTGCCGACGATTATTTCTCGCTGCCAAAAATTTGACTATCGGCGCATTCCCCTAGAGCCGATGATTGCCCATCTGCGAACCATTGCTGACAAAGAAGCGATCGCCATCAATGACGAAGCTCTGCGGTTAGTAGCCCAGGTTTCCCAGGGGGGGCTGCGCGATGCCCAGAGTTTGCTCGATCAGCTCAGTTTGCTGGAACCACCCATTGCCGCTGACGCCGTATGGGATCTGGTGGGGGCGGTGCCCGAGCGCGATCTGCTGGCCTTGGTACAAGCCATTCTCAGCGACAACAGCACGGCGGTGCTGGATGTAGCCCGCAAGCTGATGGATCGGGGCCGAGAGCCGCTGATTGTGCTGCAAAATTTGGCGGGGTTTTATCGGGATCTGCTGATTGCCCAAATGGCAGGCGATCGCCACGATTTAGTCGCCATTACGCCCCCCACCTGGGCCGAGATGCAAACCCTAGTGGCGAGCCTAGAGACCAAAATTTTGCTGTTGGGGCAGCAGCACCTGCGTAGTGCCGAGGTACAGGTCAAAAACACCACTCAGCCCCGGCTGTGGCTAGAGGTAACGCTGCTAGGGTTGTTGCCTTCAACCTTAGCAGGGCAAGCCGGGGCGATCGCTCCGGCCCCCCTCTCCCAAATTCTGCCTCAACCAGCCCCCCCAACAGCCCCGCCGCCCCAGGGAATTCCCCAACCACCACCATCGGCGGCCCCGCCGGTCGATCAACCCTCATCTCCAGCTAGCCATGGGGTTCCCCCCACCCCAGCAGAACCTCCAGCACCGCCGCCACCCAGCGAACTCGCTCCTCCAGATGCTGGTGATTTGGCCGGTCTTTGGTTGCGGGTGATTGCCACCCTAGAGCCCCTTGGCACGCGCGCCCTGATGCAGCAACAGGGCAGTTTGCTGTTTTTTGACGGGGTGGTAGCCCGCGTGGGCATTAGTTCTAAACCCTTATTTAAGATGGCCCAGGGCCGCGTCGAAAACATTGAAGCGGCCTTTCAGCAAGTGCTAGGGCAGAAAGTGCAGGTCTCGCTAGAGGTACTGCCCGACCCAAAGCCTGAGGCACCAGCCCCAAATATTTCCCAGGCAACGAGCCAGGTTACCGAGTATCGCCCTGCCCCGCCACCGATCGCACCGCCGATCGCGCCATCAGTTGTCAGCCCTACCCCTAAACCGTTGGAAACGGATTCAGTCGTGCCGATCAGCCCGCCGCCGCCTGCTCCAGCCGAGCCGTCTGGTCTACCCGCGATCGCCAGCGATTTTGACCGAGCTGTGAAAAACTTTGCCCATTTTTTCAATGGCCAGGTCGTTGATGTAGACGATGATCCCAGCTTAGGTATAGACAAGATTCCGCTAAAACCTTCCGATGCAGCCGCTAAACAGCCATCTCATCCTGATCGGGATGTTCCCTTTTAA
- the gshA gene encoding glutamate--cysteine ligase, with protein MLLSKGFEIEIYTGTPAGEIIGLSDRIVADLNGFVREPDSRNVEYTTPPLCQYEKLLCELVRPRHALRQYLKGLGDYTLIPGSTLALGETDRFFRSDPSNPYHTYIEQTYGTTVVTASVHINIGISDPELLMRACRLVRVEAPLYLALTAASPFLGGHITGSHSSRWQVFPKTPAYVPLFASHAHHIQWMEEQLATGTMQNVRHLWSSVRPNGDRRPYNLNRLELRICDLISDPVALLAVTALLEARLIQLIQNPDLDPLILSDFPTNSRNHDLAALSDANESAVAKHSLDAELHHWQDNRSILAREWIQQLYDEVWPYAKANGLSCFLSPVKKILREGNEAQRWLRQYEAGQSVQQVVEKAIAEVAASEAILTRELCEPCAA; from the coding sequence GTGCTGCTGTCCAAAGGGTTTGAAATTGAGATCTATACCGGCACTCCGGCAGGAGAGATTATTGGTCTCTCCGATCGCATTGTGGCCGACTTAAATGGCTTTGTGCGTGAGCCCGACAGCCGTAACGTCGAATACACCACCCCGCCCCTGTGCCAGTACGAGAAACTCCTGTGCGAACTGGTGCGCCCGCGCCATGCCCTGCGTCAATATCTGAAGGGGCTGGGCGACTATACCCTAATCCCCGGCAGCACCTTAGCCCTAGGCGAAACCGATCGCTTCTTTCGCTCGGATCCCAGTAACCCCTACCACACCTACATCGAACAGACCTACGGCACCACCGTGGTCACCGCCAGCGTACATATCAACATTGGCATTTCAGACCCAGAGTTGCTGATGCGAGCCTGCCGTCTAGTGCGGGTCGAAGCCCCTCTGTACCTAGCGCTGACCGCCGCCTCGCCGTTTTTGGGTGGTCACATCACCGGTTCCCATTCCAGTCGTTGGCAGGTGTTTCCCAAAACCCCCGCCTACGTTCCCCTATTTGCCAGCCATGCCCACCACATTCAGTGGATGGAAGAGCAGCTAGCGACCGGCACCATGCAAAATGTGCGCCACCTGTGGTCGTCGGTACGGCCCAACGGCGATCGTCGTCCCTACAATCTCAATCGTCTAGAGTTGCGCATCTGTGATCTGATCAGCGACCCGGTGGCGCTGCTTGCCGTCACCGCTCTGCTCGAAGCCCGGCTGATTCAACTCATCCAAAACCCAGATCTCGATCCCCTGATTCTGAGCGATTTTCCGACCAACAGCCGAAACCACGATCTGGCGGCCCTGAGCGATGCTAACGAAAGTGCGGTGGCCAAACACAGCCTCGATGCCGAACTGCACCACTGGCAAGACAATCGCTCTATCTTGGCGCGAGAATGGATCCAACAGCTCTATGATGAGGTATGGCCCTACGCCAAAGCTAACGGCCTGAGCTGCTTTCTTAGCCCCGTCAAAAAGATTTTACGGGAAGGCAACGAGGCCCAGCGCTGGCTGCGTCAGTACGAAGCCGGGCAATCGGTGCAGCAGGTGGTCGAGAAGGCGATCGCAGAGGTCGCTGCTAGCGAGGCCATACTCAC
- the rnhA gene encoding ribonuclease HI codes for MAIIEKIYTDGACSGNPGPGGWGTVLYLTDGTVHELGGGEAQTTNNRMEMQAAIAGLTLLRDRGQTEAVTIHTDSEYVLKGITQWIAGWKRRGWVNSAKKPVLNRDLWEALDAVTTEVNQSLDRPLKWVYVRGHSGDVGNERCDTIARAFAAKRAIALATALP; via the coding sequence ATGGCAATCATCGAAAAAATTTACACCGATGGCGCTTGCTCCGGTAACCCTGGCCCTGGAGGTTGGGGAACGGTGCTTTACCTGACCGATGGCACCGTGCACGAACTGGGCGGCGGCGAGGCCCAGACCACCAACAACCGTATGGAAATGCAGGCGGCGATCGCCGGGCTTACCCTACTGCGCGATCGCGGCCAAACCGAAGCAGTCACCATTCATACCGATAGTGAATACGTTCTGAAGGGCATTACCCAATGGATTGCCGGTTGGAAGCGTCGAGGCTGGGTCAATTCAGCTAAAAAGCCGGTACTCAACCGCGATCTGTGGGAAGCGCTAGACGCCGTTACCACCGAGGTCAACCAGAGTCTCGATCGGCCCTTAAAGTGGGTGTACGTGCGCGGCCATTCTGGCGATGTGGGCAACGAGCGCTGTGACACTATTGCCCGAGCCTTTGCAGCGAAACGGGCGATCGCTCTGGCGACGGCGTTACCCTAA
- a CDS encoding endonuclease/exonuclease/phosphatase family protein → MPLLLVLLGTTAWALLTSYYGWPIYLELFSHFQLQYFVASLGLLGLLLLTGRQWLAWIGLGCCAILAVVQILPWYWPVATLSSQPQPALRVLMLNLHVMNEQVDEVVALVRQEQPDVAFFMEVTDTWADRLTVLQDRLPYSSRGARVENSELLLLSRLELNDLEVVQFSRYAAPSLITTLDVAGRSLTLLATHLKVPVRRQSFQWRNQQLEAMATYLQTVSSPVLTIGDFNLSMWSPYYRRFVQHTGLINARRGFGILPSWPTPGPYPQRPKAAALLLAIPIDQCLVSPGVQTVNIRTGPAVGSDHRPVVVDLALEQAANP, encoded by the coding sequence GTGCCTCTACTATTGGTGCTGCTCGGCACTACGGCCTGGGCTCTGCTGACCTCTTACTACGGTTGGCCCATCTATCTGGAGCTGTTTTCCCACTTTCAGCTGCAATATTTTGTCGCTAGCCTAGGATTGCTGGGGCTGTTGTTGCTAACCGGTCGCCAATGGCTAGCCTGGATAGGGCTGGGCTGTTGCGCCATTCTGGCCGTAGTGCAAATCTTGCCCTGGTATTGGCCGGTGGCCACGTTGAGTTCTCAGCCTCAGCCAGCGCTGCGAGTGTTGATGCTGAACCTGCACGTTATGAACGAGCAGGTTGACGAGGTTGTGGCCCTAGTTCGTCAAGAACAGCCCGATGTGGCCTTCTTTATGGAGGTGACCGATACCTGGGCCGATCGGCTAACTGTTCTACAGGATCGGTTGCCCTATAGCTCCAGGGGGGCAAGGGTCGAAAATTCTGAGCTTTTGTTGCTTAGCCGCTTGGAGCTGAACGATCTGGAGGTTGTGCAGTTTTCTCGCTATGCGGCCCCTAGTCTAATCACGACTCTTGATGTGGCGGGGCGATCGCTGACGCTGTTGGCCACCCACCTTAAGGTTCCTGTGCGTCGTCAGTCGTTTCAGTGGCGCAACCAGCAGCTAGAGGCTATGGCTACCTACCTTCAAACGGTCTCCTCACCGGTCTTGACCATTGGTGACTTTAATCTTTCTATGTGGTCGCCCTACTACAGACGGTTTGTGCAACACACGGGGCTGATCAACGCCCGCCGAGGATTTGGGATTTTGCCCTCTTGGCCGACTCCGGGGCCTTACCCTCAACGGCCCAAGGCAGCGGCCCTGCTGCTGGCAATTCCGATCGATCAGTGTTTGGTGAGCCCAGGGGTGCAGACGGTCAATATCCGCACTGGCCCTGCGGTGGGCTCAGATCATCGTCCGGTGGTGGTCGATTTAGCCTTGGAGCAGGCAGCAAACCCCTAA